A window of the Loxodonta africana isolate mLoxAfr1 chromosome 3, mLoxAfr1.hap2, whole genome shotgun sequence genome harbors these coding sequences:
- the NHLH2 gene encoding helix-loop-helix protein 2, translating into MMLSPDQAADSDHPSSAHSDPESLGGADPKVLGNVSDVEPVEEAEGDGKGGSRAALYPHPQQLSREEKRRRRRATAKYRSAHATRERIRVEAFNLAFAELRKLLPTLPPDKKLSKIEILRLAICYISYLNHVLDV; encoded by the coding sequence ATGATGCTGAGTCCGGACCAAGCCGCCGACTCGGACCACCCCAGCTCGGCACACTCGGACCCGGAGTCGCTGGGCGGCGCGGACCCAAAGGTGCTGGGCAACGTGTCGGACGTGGAGCCGGTGGAGGAGGCCGAGGGAGACGGCAAGGGCGGCAGCCGGGCCGCGCTCTACCCGCACCCGCAGCAGCTGAGCCGCGAGGAGAAGCGCCGCCGCCGGCGCGCCACCGCCAAGTACCGCTCGGCCCACGCCACCCGCGAGCGCATCCGCGTGGAAGCCTTCAACCTGGCCTTCGCCGAGCTCCGCAAACTGCTGCCCACGCTGCCCCCGGACAAGAAGCTCTCCAAGATCGAGATCCTgcgcctggccatctgctacatCTCCTATCTCAACCACGTCCTGGACGTGTAG